CCGCTCGGGATCTTCACCGCCCGTGTGTTCAACCAGGATGTCCCGACCACCCGGGCGACGGTGTTTTCCGGTGCCACCCGCAACTCCCTGGTCGTGCTCCCGCTGGCCCTCGCCCTGCCGGAAACCCTTGCCCTGGCCGCGGTCGTGGTGGTCACCCAAACCCTGGTGGAGCTGGTCGGCATGGTCCTCTACGTCCGCGCCATCCCCCGCCTGATCCCCACCCCAGCGGCGGTCACGGTCTAGCTGGCCCGCGAGTACGATGCCAACCGCACCACTGTCTACCGCGCACTCGAACGGGAGTAATTAATCGAGCCCGACGTTCCCCAGTTTCTTGTTGAGGTCCAGCAGATACACCAGGTCATGTTTTTTCTTGGCCGCTCTCGCCTCGATTGCTTCCCTCGCCCCAGCAGCTGCAATCCGCAATGAAGCCGCCGTAGCCGCGGCTGCGGTGGGGAGGAGGTCGGCAACGCTGCCCAGGCTGGTGAGGGTGACTGCGATGGTCGGAATGCCGTACCCCTCAGTGGCTAGGCGGAGACCAGTTTCTTTGGCAATCCGGGAGCCCTTTACTGTATTCCGTAGATCTACGAGAGTAGGACGCACTTCGTCTCGCCATAGTTCTTCAATGTCACTGGGAAGTGTGTCGTCGAGGGCGGAGGACTGAAGTTCAGCAGCTAGCGCCTTCACCGAAGCCCGGTACTTAGCGCGGCCGTCCGCGAGCTCCTCCCGCGCTTCGAGGACGGACGACATGGGAGCGTCAGGGAAAACCGGTAACCACTCCACCAACCCGGTCCCGGTCGCTGCCCGACGAGACCGGTCCATTCCCACCGGTGAAAAATTCTCCCGCAGGGAATCGTCCTCCCGAACTATCGACGTGGTGAGTTGATCAAATAAGACCGTGCCGCTGGGATTGTCCAGAGCCTCGGCAATCCGGTGTCGAAACCCTGCCACCTGCTGATCGACAGGGTCCTCTAGCTGCTTACCGGTGTCGAGAAGGCGGACATCCCCGGTGTCCAGGGCCAGTTCAAGTTCGGGTGCTTCCGCCCCGCCAAACGTCTTTTCGACCTCCCGGAGTATCTCCTGGATGGCCGGCCGCCACAGCCTTTCGCCTTCTACACGCTCCGGGTCCATCGCTGAGCGTTTCCCCAGGCTGCGCATCATCTGGCGAAAGACCGGCAACGGCACCGCAGATTCTTCCACTCCCAGACGCTGCAATGCCTCTGGCGGAAGATCCGCGACCGTTTCCCACACATCGTCTGGATCTAATCCACGCAGAGGGGCAAACGTCCACAGCAAAGACGCGGCAGGCGCGATCAGGTCAACCCGATCGGCATACAACAACGAGCTCCGAACAAGGCGGAGTTCGTTGTGCAAGGCAACCGCACCACTAGCACTCCGACTGGTGGGAGCGGCCCCCACCGTGAGCGTAAAACCGCGGTCTAACCGCTGCTGTTTCCGGCGAATATGGCGTGAAGGCCGGCCTGACTTCTTTCCCATGGAATCATTATCTCACCGGTAGCTTCCCACTCGTTCTCGCTTCGAAAACAACAGGGGTCCTTCACACTGCAGGATTTCCTCGATGAACTGGTGGACAGCTACAGGTTGCGGTTCCGTCAGGATCTCTGACGAAACCGCAACACAAGCAGGGACCCCGACCGTGTGGTCGGGGTCCCTCATTTTCTACTTTGATCACCATAACCCGGGTTGCTCATCCGGCGCTAGGCAGACACCCTGAGCCCGATGCAGGGCTTCATCATCCCAGCCATGGATGACCGCTTCCCGGACGCGAAATGACCGTGCTGAACGGCCGGAACTCGCAACGACGTTTCGGTTGGAAGAGTGTCGCCCGAGAGCGACTGCCCGGGCGATATTGGTGGCCTGGCTGGTTAATCTCAGGGGTGCTGTTGCAAAGTTGGGTGGAGAACCGCGAACACTCCTTTCTTCGTCGCCTGGCCAGCATTATGGCCCAGCCTGCTTTATATATTCTGGAAGACCCGGTTGACGATCACCGCGTCCGGGTTCGGTTGCCCGTGAGGTCAAACATCGTGCCTTGCCCTTTCCGTGAATCGAGTGCATCGCCTCCATCCCTTTCAACGTCCGATATGCAGATGTCTAAGTTCTTAAACGCGCCTTTCGGCCCGAGGATCCGCTTCAGCCGACCATGGTCACCTTCCAGGATGTTGTTGAGGTATTTCACCTGCCGGTGTTCCACTGTTGGCGGGCAGATTCCCTCTGACTTCAACTCGGCGATTGCCTTGGCCAGGGAAGGTGCCTTGTCGGTGCTGATCACCCGCGGATACCCGGCTGCGGTATTCGACCGCAGCGTTTTCGCCAGGAAACGCTTGGCCGCCGCGACGTTGCGCTTCGGGAAAAGGTAAAAGTCCAGGGTCTGGCCACCGGCGGTGATCGCCAGATCAGAGGTAGCACCACCTGCCGCCGACCCGGATATAGGTCTTATCCACCCGCCAGGAACTGGCCTGCCAATCAGGTACCTGCCGGTACCACCGTGTTTGCTTGTCCAACTCAGGGGCGTATTTCTGGACCCAGCGGTGAGAATCGTGGTGTGATCGACCGGCACGCCCCGCTGAAGTCATCATTTCCTCCAGATCTTAGGTCAGCTCACCCCGTAGCGGCAGTGACCTGCGCACTGCCCACAGAATGATGTCACGGGGGAAATGACGACCCGAGAAGATACCCATGGCTGTGATTATTTCACGCCGCTCTTCCTACTGCCCCAACTTTGCAACAGCACCTTCCCGACCTCCACCTTGCCGCCGTGGCTGCTTCAGGCCCTGGAACAGGATCTTCGTCTATCCCCGGAGGTCATCAATGAACTCAGCCAGGACGAGGCCCAGCAGCTGCTCGTCCAACACTGGACAAAGCCCCAGGGCTCAGGCGACACCACCGTCACCGGGTCTGCTGGTGGGGATCGTCAGTGCTGCCGACAGGCAGCTGCGCGAGCCCCGGGCTGTCGGTAGAGGCGTGAAAAACCACAGTGCATGAGCGTCAAAGGGTGGTGAAATCGGAGTAGAAGCTGAAAAACACCGAGGCCGCCACAGCGACGTACGCCACGGCGATGAGGGTGCCTGCCCACTGGGAGGTAAACCGCACCACAGCAGGGGAGGCGGGGAAGAGGCCGTGGGCGAGGTTGCGTACTGTGAGCAGGATAAACAGCGGGACCATCATCGCCCACACCACCATGCAGTACAGGCACAAAATATGGATGACGAACAGCGCCTGGTACCACAGCCAGATGATGAACAGCAGGCCCACGGTCACACCCGCCTGCAGACCTCCCCAGTACCAGTCGGCGAAGCGTGCCCGCGACAGCATGGCCATCGCGGTGGTGATGACCACGGCGAAGGCGACGATGCCGATCAACGGGTTGGGGAAGCCGAAGAGTTCGGACTGCCAGGTGCCCATCACTTTTCCGCAGGAGACCAGGGCGTTGATGTCACAGGTGGTGACATGCTCGGCGTCCTCGTAGAGGGCCAGGCGTTCAAGCACCAGGATACCGGAGGCCACCCAGCCGATCACGCCGGTGACCAGCAGGATGAGGGAGAAAGGACGCTGGCGGGCAAAGACCGGCAGGAAGGTGTCGTCGTTCGTCTCGGTCACAAGAACCTCATTGTCGTCGGCGGGGGCTGGTGCATCATGGATTCGGATTAGTCGGCGGCGGCCGCGTCGACCTCGGCCCGGAACTGCTCCAGGGAGTCCGGGGTCAGGAGCTGACCGTCGAGAAAGAAGGTCGGGGTGCCGCGCACACCCAGGGCCGTGCCGTCAGCCACATCGAGTCGGACCCGTTCCTCGGTGGCCGGATCGGCCACAGCGGCGTCAAAGGCGGCCATGTCTAGACCCAGGTCCTCGGCGAAGCCGCGGAAGACCGCACTGTTGTCCTCGGCGGACTCACCCCACTCAGACTGGGTCTCAAACATCCGCTGGTACATCGCTTCGTACTGGCCCTGCTGGGCGGCAGCCTCCACAGCCACGGCAGCGGGCATGGAGTTGCGGTGACCCGGCAGCGGGAAGTAACGGTTGACGAAGGTGACGGTGTCGGAGTACTCCGCACGAAGTTCCTCCACGAAGGGGTAAGCCGCCCGGCAGGCCTCACACTCGAAGTCGAGGAACTCCACCAGCACGGCCTTCTCGTTCGGCGCCTGGGACAGCACCCGACTGTTGTCCCGGACCACCTGCCCCGCATCACTGGTCACGGTTTCCGGGGCGGGCGCAGAAGCGGAGTCGGATCGGCCGAGGAAAAAGGCGACGATCCCGGCGATGACGACGATTGCCAATAACGCCCAGACAATGATCTGGGCTTTTCTCCAATTCCCGGAGGGCCGGGTGGAGGTGGTGCGGTTGGTGGGGGTGCTCACGAAGGGTCCTTTCTATCGCTGGTGGAAATTAAGGGATGTCCAGGCCGTGGGCCCCGGGGGACCCGGCACGGTGGCGACGAAGTCCTCCAGGACCGAGGCGGTCATGAGCAGGTGCATCCGTCCGGCGAACAACAGGCCGGATCGATGGTGACCACCAACTCCAGTAACTCACCGAGGGCGTGACCCAGTTGGGGGTCAGCCAGGGAATACCAGACGTTGCGCCCCTGGGGGGTGGAGGCCACCCGCCCGCATCCGCGCAGACAGGCCAACTGATTCGACATCACCTGTTTGGAGACACCCAACTGCCGGGCCAGCACGGACGGTCGGGCGGGCCCGTGGCGCAAGGCCAACAGGATCCCGGTCCGGGTGTCATCAGACAGGGCATGGCCCACCCGGGACAACGCCGAGGTGTGAGTGACGGTCACCGTGCTCATAATCGTAGACAGTACACAATCCCCTGTACTACTCCTCGGTGCCCTCGGCGGAGGAGTGTGAGATGACCGGGAGCATGTTGACATCCGGACCACAGGCGCTGGCCTGAGGGTCAGGACCGGGTTTTCTCCCGGGTGGGGGGGAAGGTTAGAAGGTGATGCCGTGCTGGGCGAACCAGGGAGCCGGGTCGACGGCGCCGCTGCCGGTCGGGTAGAGCTCAAAATGCAGGTGGGAACCGGTGGAGAAACCTCGGTTGCCCATGCCGGCGATCTTCTGGCCGGCGGTGACCTGCTCACCCACGCTGACATCGAGGGTTTCCATGTGGCCGTAGACGGCAATGGAGCCGTCATCGTGCTGGATGCGGATCCACTGGCCGAAACCGGAAGCCGGTCCGGAGTCGATGACGGTGCCGCCCATGGCCGCAAGAATTGGGGTGCCCACGACGTTGGCGATGTCTAGTCCTGCGTGGAGGCTGTCCCAGCGCATACCGAAACCGGAGGTGAAGGTGCCCTCAGTGGGTTTGACCACGGATGAGGCGTTGGCCAGGCGTTCTGCCTCAATGCGTTCTGCTTCCAGACGTGCAGCCTCAGCGCGGGCGGCCTCGGTGCGCTCGGCGGCGTACTCAACCGCCTTGTCCAACTGCTCGTTGATATTGGTTACCGGCTTATACTCCGAGATCGTCAGGATCTGCGGGGCCGTCTCCGTCGTGTCCGGGGGCAGCGCGGTGTCATTGGTGGCCAACTGCACGCCACCGACAGTGTCCTGCGGGGAGATCGAGGCTTCAGCCTGGGTCTGCAGCGTGGCGGCGGCGGCACCCCCGATACCCGCGGACGAGACCGCTCCCGTGGCCACGGCCACCAGGGCTACGCGGCTCTTGGTTTGCGAGGTGGGGATCTTGCGGTGTTTTCCTCCGGCTGATCGCTGGGCCTTCAGGAGCATGAATCTTCTTCCGTCGTTGTCCGTTGTCCCGCCACACTCGATCTCACCGTTGTACTCGTTAGAGACGAAATTGTGACTGTTCCGTTACCTGATGGAGGTGACCTTAACCTCTCATCCCCACCGAAGTCACCTCCGGAGTCCATTTAGTGATCTATTTCATAGTTTCCTCGGCTCCTAGTCGGAGAGGGGTCTGTGATGGGCGGGCGGGATCACCAGGGGAAAGGCCTGCCTCGGGCTTGTCGCTGGCCTCGTCGAGGCATGGGCCATGGCCGCGGGAGCCCGGGAGGAGGTCACGCGACCAGTTCCTCGCTGGCCCCGTGAGGGGCCGGCGGTGAGACCGGGGTGGTTAAGGCTGGTCGGTTGTCCGGGTGCCGTGGTCGGACGTGGGGGTCTTACCGTCCGTGGTGGGGCCGAGGAATGTGGTGTGGTTTTCGTTCTCGGCGTTGCTACCGGTGGTGGTCTTTTCCTCGTTGCCCGTGGTTTTCCCGACCGTGCCCGGCCAATGGCCGATGAGCAGGAGGGCGACGACGGCCAGTGGGACCACACCTGTGGCCCAGGCCAGGACGGCGGTGCGTTGGTCGGCGAGCAGATCGAGCTCCCAGGGCAGGAGCAGGGAGCGGTAGAACTCCTCGCCCAGGATCGTGTCCAGGCGCAGGAGATAGACCCCGACGAGCAGGTGGACGGGCAGGGAGGCAACCAGCCAGCCCAGGCGGACGGTGGCTGGGCGCCGGCGCGGGATCGGGTCGGGTCCGAGCATCCCCCAGACGTAGAAGCAACCGGAGACCAGGAGCACGGTGTTCATGATCAGCTGCCCCGCGTACTTGGAGATCAGCAGCTCATAGAGCGGGATGAACAGGTACATGACGTAGAAGAACACCAGGAACTGCAGGGTGTTGACCACCGGATGGGTGATCACCCCCACCAACCGGCTGCGGGTGAAGGCGCGCACCCAGTCGTGGATATTCGGCCTACCCGGGGCCCCCGGGGCGAAGGCGGTCATCAGCAGGGTCAGCGGGGCACCCATCACCAGGAAGATGGGGATGACCAGCGACAAGATGATGTGACCGACCATGTGCACCGAGAAGACCGCGGGCATATTCAGCCCGATCCCGGAACTCATCGTCACCAGCAGGGTCACACATCCGGCCAACCACCAGGCGGTGGGGGTGCTTGACCAGGTGTGACCTGTCTGGCGGGTGCGCCACACAGCGGAGAGATAGCCGACGGCCAGCAGCAGGGCGAGGGCACCAAACAGCAGGTCAAAGCGCCACATGCCCCACACGTTGAGGATGGTGGGCTTCTCGGACAGCTCGTAGCCGAGCTTGGTGGCCATCTGCGAGAGGTTCGGGATGCGCGGTGGGGGCGGCGGGGTGCGCCCCATGGTGATGGCGATACCGGTGACCGCCGCCATGACAAGCACCTCGACGATGGCGACCTGGCGGAACAGGCGGCGATCAGCGGGGTTGGCCTGCACCTGCGGAATGACCCACGCCCGGTGGATCCACCCGAAGACACCGAGGATGATCACGCCGATGGTCTTGGCCACGATGATTAACCCGTACCGGGTGGTCAACAGATCCGTCAGCTCGATGCGGATGGCGGCGTTGACCAGCCCGGACACGGCCATGACGATGATGGAGACCAGGGCGATTGTCGAGTAGCGGCGCAGCGCAATATCCAGGTCAGGTCCCAGGCGACGACCGTGGGCGAGCAGGGCCATGAGTCCGCCGACCCACAGGACTAAGAAGACCAGGTGCCACAGGTAGGAGTTGGTGCCGTGGTCGTGGTTGCCGCCCGAGGAGGAATGCCCTGTCAGGCCCAGGGGGATGATCATGAGGATTGACCCGAGGAGCAACAGTGGTTGGGTGATCCACGCCCGGCTCATCAGGCCCGTACAACCGGTGACCAGGGCAATAAGGGCGACGATCAGCCACACCTGGGCCATGGCCACCTGCTCGACGGCCACCGTCAGGGTCTCCAGGCCGAGTGTCTGGGCCAGGGGGGTGCCGGAGACATCTGAGAGCACCAGCGGGATCATCAACAACGCGATCAGTCCGAAGCAGATGGCCGCGACCGCACCGGTACGCGAGGCCAGGTGCCCGTCCACACTCAACGAGGCCTGGTGCAGGCGGTCGTGATCACCGCCGGGCAACCGTGGGGAGATGAGGAAAGCAGCGAACAGGAAAGAACCGGCCGACAGGGCAGCGAGCATCCAACCGACCGCACGGAAAAACGGCAACCCGAAGGTGGTCGCGATGCCCGGGTTGGGGATCCCCAGGGCCGCGAGGGATTCACCGAGGAAGCTGTAGGCAACCGTCCCGCCGACGGCACCTGCGACGGCGAAAAAGAGCAGGTACAACGGCCACGTGGGGCGCACCCGCTCCTGAGGCCGGCGCCCGATGGTGGGGGTCGTCCCTGCGGTCGTATCCGTGGCAGTGGGGGTGTCATTTACCGGGTGGGTCATCTGTGTCCATTTCGCCGTCCATGCCGCCTTCACTCTCATGGTGTGCTCGGAAGCGGGCGTGAGGTTAACCCTAATAGGGCCCGCGGGTGTTCTTGTAAATTGCCCAGGGACCGGTCTCTTCCCCCGGTTCGCCCCCTGCAGGGAGCACCGACCTGGGAAGAACAACACCCGGTGAAGGCGCCGTGGCCGGGAACTTTCCTCCCGCCTGTTCCGACTAGTGTCTTGGCACCTCCCGCAGGCAGGTGTCTTAGTCGCTCACATCCGGTTGAAGAACCGGCCCAGTCCAGGAGGACTTTCGTGATCATCTCCCCCATGCTCCCTCGTCGTGTGCTGGCTACTGTTGTGGCGGTCGGTGCCCTGACCGTCGTAGCCACCCCGGTTGCCCTCGCGCATGACTCCGTGATCGGCGGCAATCCCGCGGACGGTGAAGTGGTCGAAGAATTTCCGCGCCGCATCGAGCTGGAGTTCTCCGGGCTGCCCCAGGAAGGTTTCAGCACCGTGGCCATCACCGACCAGGACTCCGGTGATCTCCTGTTCAGTGGTGAGCCGACCATCGACGGCCGACTGGTGACCCTTGATCTACCTGCGGATGTCAGCGGCGGGCCAGGTGACTACACCGTCGGCTTCCAGATCCTCTCCTCCGACGGCCACGCCACCCGCAGCGCAACCACCTTCACCGTCGCCGGTGACGCCCAAACGACCGCCACCCCCACGGGCGCCGACGCCAAGCCTGTGGAGGAGACCACAGCTGTCGAGAACACCGCCGAGGGGGACACCTCCATAGTCAGTAATCCGATAGTCCTGACCCTCGCGGGGTTGGCCCTCTTCGGCGTCATCGCCGGGGCCATCGTGCTGGCTGTCCGGAACCGTGACAGGCGTTAGGGAGCAGAAGACTCCCGCTACATCCTGAGCGCCGGTGTGCCATGCCGCGGGTCAATCTCCCTCCAGGCTGACGCGGTTTCAGGACCCCACCTCCCACCTGACGTTCGTCGGACATCCAGGGGCGGCCACCCTAGGGACAATTGCAGACTAATCAGTCCCCACTGTATAGTCAGTGCATGCTGACTATTGCTTCTCGTCTTGATGTGATGAATCGCCTGGGCCGTGCCATGGCCGATCCCACCCGGTCCCGGATCCTGTTGTCCCTACTCGAATCCCCCGGGTATCCGGCCCAACTGGCCGAAACGCTGGGGTTGACCCGGACGAATGTCTCCAACCACCTGGCCTGTCTACGCGACTGCGGGATTGTAGTCGCCGAGCCGGAGGGGCGGCGTACCCGCTACGAAATCGCTGATGCACACCTGACTCGCGCGCTCAATGCCCTGGTAGAGATCACCCTCGCCGTTGATGAGGATGCCCCCTGCCTAGACCCTGCCTGTCCGGTCGCCGGCTGTTGCGATACAGAAGGAGGCCAGCAGTCATGACGTCTGCCTGTGGTTGTGAACCATCTGCACCGATGGCCAGAGAAGAGGAGCACACGCCCTGGTGGCGTGATCGGGCTATCCTCCTTCCTGTGGCCTCCGGTGTATCGTTGCTGGTTGGTCTGATCCTTGAGTGGTTCGTCCCCCATGCCGGGATGATCGCCCTCGTCTTATTCTGGGCCTCCCTGTTGTTGGGTGCCTCCCAGTTCGTTCCTGGGGCGCTGAAGGGGTTGTTTACCCGGGGAAAACTGGGTATCGGGTTGCTGATGACGATCAGCGCCACCGGTGCCGTCCTGCTCGGGTTCATCGAGGAGGCCGCCGCCCTAGCCTTCCTCTACTCCATCGCAGAGGCGCTGGAAGATAAGGCGATGGACAAGGCCCGCTCGGGCCTGCGGTCCCTGCTTGCTCTGATCCCCTCGACCGCGACCATTCTTGTCCGCGGGTCTACCCGCACGGTGCCGGTCGAAGACCTCGCTCCAGGGGATGTGTTGCGCCTGGCGGCCGGAGATCGCTTGGCCACCGATGGAATCATCCGGTCCGGGCACAGCAGCCTGGATGTTTCGGCGATCACCGGGGAATCCATCCCTGTGGAGGTCGGCCCCGGTGACGCGGTGCTGGCTGGCTCAATCAACACCACCGGGGCTCTCGAAGTTGAGGCCACCGCCGGAGGCACGGACAATTCCCTGACCACTGTGGTCGCGCTGGTCGAGCAGGCGCAGAGTGAGAAGGGCCAACGCGCGCGTATCGCCGACCGGTTGGCCCGCCCCCTGGTGCCGGGGGTGCTCATTCTGGCCATCTTCGTTGCCGTGATCGGGTCCCTGTTCGGGGATCCAGGTGTGTGGATTGAGCGTGCCCTGGTCGTGCTGGTCGCGGCCTCGCCGTGTGCGCTGGCGATCTCGGTGCCGGTCACGGTCGTCTCCGCGATCGGGGCGGCCAGCAAGTTCGGGGTGGTCATCAAGTCCGGCGCCGCTTTTGAGCGCCTCGGTGGCATCCGCCACCTGGCCCTGGATAAGACCGGTACCCTAACCCGCAATCAGCCCACTGTTGCGGAGGTGCTCACCATCGATGGCATCAGTCGGGCAGATGTCCTCGGCTGGGCTGCCGCGCTCGAGGATCACTCCACCCACCCGCTGGCCGCCGCTATTACCGCCGCAGCACCCCAGGCGCCGACTGCCCAGCAGGTTGACGAGACTGCGGGGCAGGGGATCACTGGGGTGATCGACGGGACGCAGATTAAGGTCGGGAGTCCCCGCTGGCTGTCCCCTGGCCCCTTGGTCGGGCAGGTCGAAACCCTGGAGAGCCAGGGTATGACCGTGGTCATCGTTTACCGTGACGACCACCCGGTCGGTGCGGTGGGGGTGCGCGATGAACTCCGCCCCGAGGCCCCCGAAGTCATCCGGACACTCACCGATAAGGGTTTCGGGGTCACCATGCTCACCGGCGACAACACCCGCACCGCCACCGCCCTGGCCCGGGAGGCCGGCATCACGGACGTGCGGGCCGAGCTACGCCCGGAGGACAAGGCCACCGCCGTGGCCGGACTGGGGACCCGCGGCCCGGTGGCGATGATCGGTGACGGCATCAACGACGCGCCCGCCCTGGCCCGAGCCGATATCGGTATCGCCATGGGTGCCAAGGGCTCGGATGCGGCGATCGAGTCTGCGGATGTGGCGTTTACCGGCGATGACCTGCGCCTGATCCCGCGTGCCCTGCACCACGCCCGCCGGGGCCGGGCCATCATCAACCAGAACATTGTGCTGTCCCTGGCGATCATCATCGTCCTGTTGCCGCTGGCGATCACCGGAGTGCTGGGACTGGCTGCTGTCGTGCTGGTCCACGAGGTGGCCGAGGTCATCGTCATCGCCAAC
This genomic window from Corynebacterium callunae DSM 20147 contains:
- a CDS encoding heavy metal translocating P-type ATPase, encoding MTSACGCEPSAPMAREEEHTPWWRDRAILLPVASGVSLLVGLILEWFVPHAGMIALVLFWASLLLGASQFVPGALKGLFTRGKLGIGLLMTISATGAVLLGFIEEAAALAFLYSIAEALEDKAMDKARSGLRSLLALIPSTATILVRGSTRTVPVEDLAPGDVLRLAAGDRLATDGIIRSGHSSLDVSAITGESIPVEVGPGDAVLAGSINTTGALEVEATAGGTDNSLTTVVALVEQAQSEKGQRARIADRLARPLVPGVLILAIFVAVIGSLFGDPGVWIERALVVLVAASPCALAISVPVTVVSAIGAASKFGVVIKSGAAFERLGGIRHLALDKTGTLTRNQPTVAEVLTIDGISRADVLGWAAALEDHSTHPLAAAITAAAPQAPTAQQVDETAGQGITGVIDGTQIKVGSPRWLSPGPLVGQVETLESQGMTVVIVYRDDHPVGAVGVRDELRPEAPEVIRTLTDKGFGVTMLTGDNTRTATALAREAGITDVRAELRPEDKATAVAGLGTRGPVAMIGDGINDAPALARADIGIAMGAKGSDAAIESADVAFTGDDLRLIPRALHHARRGRAIINQNIVLSLAIIIVLLPLAITGVLGLAAVVLVHEVAEVIVIANGLRAARTQHPDLKPVEATTVTADEDAYGRSRVS
- a CDS encoding bifunctional copper resistance protein CopD/cytochrome c oxidase assembly protein; translation: MRVKAAWTAKWTQMTHPVNDTPTATDTTAGTTPTIGRRPQERVRPTWPLYLLFFAVAGAVGGTVAYSFLGESLAALGIPNPGIATTFGLPFFRAVGWMLAALSAGSFLFAAFLISPRLPGGDHDRLHQASLSVDGHLASRTGAVAAICFGLIALLMIPLVLSDVSGTPLAQTLGLETLTVAVEQVAMAQVWLIVALIALVTGCTGLMSRAWITQPLLLLGSILMIIPLGLTGHSSSGGNHDHGTNSYLWHLVFLVLWVGGLMALLAHGRRLGPDLDIALRRYSTIALVSIIVMAVSGLVNAAIRIELTDLLTTRYGLIIVAKTIGVIILGVFGWIHRAWVIPQVQANPADRRLFRQVAIVEVLVMAAVTGIAITMGRTPPPPPRIPNLSQMATKLGYELSEKPTILNVWGMWRFDLLFGALALLLAVGYLSAVWRTRQTGHTWSSTPTAWWLAGCVTLLVTMSSGIGLNMPAVFSVHMVGHIILSLVIPIFLVMGAPLTLLMTAFAPGAPGRPNIHDWVRAFTRSRLVGVITHPVVNTLQFLVFFYVMYLFIPLYELLISKYAGQLIMNTVLLVSGCFYVWGMLGPDPIPRRRPATVRLGWLVASLPVHLLVGVYLLRLDTILGEEFYRSLLLPWELDLLADQRTAVLAWATGVVPLAVVALLLIGHWPGTVGKTTGNEEKTTTGSNAENENHTTFLGPTTDGKTPTSDHGTRTTDQP
- the cmtR gene encoding Cd(II)/Pb(II)-sensing metalloregulatory transcriptional regulator CmtR, with amino-acid sequence MLTIASRLDVMNRLGRAMADPTRSRILLSLLESPGYPAQLAETLGLTRTNVSNHLACLRDCGIVVAEPEGRRTRYEIADAHLTRALNALVEITLAVDEDAPCLDPACPVAGCCDTEGGQQS
- a CDS encoding vitamin K epoxide reductase family protein; the encoded protein is MTETNDDTFLPVFARQRPFSLILLVTGVIGWVASGILVLERLALYEDAEHVTTCDINALVSCGKVMGTWQSELFGFPNPLIGIVAFAVVITTAMAMLSRARFADWYWGGLQAGVTVGLLFIIWLWYQALFVIHILCLYCMVVWAMMVPLFILLTVRNLAHGLFPASPAVVRFTSQWAGTLIAVAYVAVAASVFFSFYSDFTTL
- a CDS encoding copper resistance CopC family protein — its product is MIISPMLPRRVLATVVAVGALTVVATPVALAHDSVIGGNPADGEVVEEFPRRIELEFSGLPQEGFSTVAITDQDSGDLLFSGEPTIDGRLVTLDLPADVSGGPGDYTVGFQILSSDGHATRSATTFTVAGDAQTTATPTGADAKPVEETTAVENTAEGDTSIVSNPIVLTLAGLALFGVIAGAIVLAVRNRDRR
- a CDS encoding ArsR/SmtB family transcription factor — translated: MSTVTVTHTSALSRVGHALSDDTRTGILLALRHGPARPSVLARQLGVSKQVMSNQLACLRGCGRVASTPQGRNVWYSLADPQLGHALGELLELVVTIDPACCSPDGCTCS
- a CDS encoding DsbA family protein — translated: MSTPTNRTTSTRPSGNWRKAQIIVWALLAIVVIAGIVAFFLGRSDSASAPAPETVTSDAGQVVRDNSRVLSQAPNEKAVLVEFLDFECEACRAAYPFVEELRAEYSDTVTFVNRYFPLPGHRNSMPAAVAVEAAAQQGQYEAMYQRMFETQSEWGESAEDNSAVFRGFAEDLGLDMAAFDAAVADPATEERVRLDVADGTALGVRGTPTFFLDGQLLTPDSLEQFRAEVDAAAAD
- a CDS encoding M23 family metallopeptidase; amino-acid sequence: MLLKAQRSAGGKHRKIPTSQTKSRVALVAVATGAVSSAGIGGAAAATLQTQAEASISPQDTVGGVQLATNDTALPPDTTETAPQILTISEYKPVTNINEQLDKAVEYAAERTEAARAEAARLEAERIEAERLANASSVVKPTEGTFTSGFGMRWDSLHAGLDIANVVGTPILAAMGGTVIDSGPASGFGQWIRIQHDDGSIAVYGHMETLDVSVGEQVTAGQKIAGMGNRGFSTGSHLHFELYPTGSGAVDPAPWFAQHGITF